A genomic window from Yarrowia lipolytica chromosome 1D, complete sequence includes:
- a CDS encoding uncharacterized protein (Compare to YALI0D26125g, similar to uniprot|P53949 Saccharomyces cerevisiae YNL056W Hypothetical 22.5 kDa protein in ARP5-OMP2 intergenic region) has protein sequence MVLVPPLNFAFVADGIYRSGHPLPINYPFLNQLDLKSIIYFGDRDIGDNQDYIEWAKSEGITLHYFHVNSAKEPFVENDPEAIRQALQILLDRRNFPILVHSNKGKHRIGVLVGVMRKILQGWCLAGIFDEYSRFAAGKGDLDVEFIETFETKLQFDLNYAPEWLAIQ, from the coding sequence ATGGTCCTAGTACCCCCACTCAATTTCGCCTTTGTGGCGGACGGAATATACCGGTCTGGTCATCCCCTGCCCATCAACTACCCGTTCCTCAACCAGCTGGATCTCAAATCGATCATCTACTTTGGCGACAGAGACATTGGCGACAACCAGGACTACATTGAGTGGGCCAAGAGCGAGGGAATCACACTCCACTACTTCCATGTGAACTCGGCCAAGGAGCCTTTTGTGGAAAACGACCCCGAGGCCATCAGACAGGCTCTTCAGATTCTGCTGGACAGACGCAACTTCCCCATTCTGGTGCACTCCAACAAGGGCAAGCACAGAATAGGCGTGCTGGTGGGCGTCATGCGAAAGATTCTGCAGGGCTGGTGTCTGGCGGGCATCTTTGACGAGTATTCAAGATTCGCGGCGGGCAAGGGAGACTTGGATGTCGAGTTTATCGAGACATTCGAGACGAAACTGCAGTTTGACTTGAATTATGCCCCAGAGTGGTTGGCTATACAATAA